One window from the genome of Dyella sp. A6 encodes:
- a CDS encoding YbeD family protein: MQEIDFTQAKRDGKGFVFPGEFEITAMGAADADLKTRVPQILEGLGLHVLHETVRHRHSREGNFLSVTVSFRCDTREQYDAAHAALRADPGIRYTL, translated from the coding sequence ATGCAGGAAATCGATTTCACCCAGGCCAAGCGTGACGGCAAGGGCTTCGTCTTTCCGGGCGAGTTCGAGATCACCGCGATGGGCGCGGCCGATGCCGACCTTAAGACGCGGGTACCGCAGATCCTCGAGGGCCTGGGTCTCCATGTGCTGCACGAGACCGTGCGGCACCGCCATTCACGTGAAGGCAATTTTCTCTCCGTTACGGTGAGCTTCCGCTGCGACACGCGCGAGCAGTACGACGCCGCGCATGCCGCCTTGCGGGCCGATCCGGGTATCCGCTACACGCTCTGA